The Streptomyces sp. NBC_00670 genome window below encodes:
- a CDS encoding S41 family peptidase, producing MTQPASPAYLRFPHLHGDTVAFTAEDDVWVAPLDGGRAWRVSADNVPVNHPRISPDGTRLAWTSTRDGAPEVHLAPLDGGSTTRLTYWGTRTQVRGWTPDGEVLALSTHGQSSLRRTWARAIPLDGGPATTLPYGPVGDVAYGPHTVLLSAPMGREAAWWKRYRGGTAGKLWIDREGDGEFVRLHEELDGNLEYPQWVADRLAFLSDHEGTGALYSSLADGSDLRRHTPIDGFYARHAATDGTRVVYSCAGELWILDDLDGAEPRRLDIRLGGQRVDLQPQPVSAARWFGAAAPDHTGRGSAVAVRGAVHWVTHRSGPARALADEHGVRARLPRTFRSEGEEWVVWVTDAEGEDALEFAPATGSAPGATPRRLAAGQLGRVLGLAMAPDGSKAAVASHDGRILLVERDSGEVREVDRSEDGEASGLVFSPDSAWLAWSHPGARPLRHLKLANTADLSVTEATPLRFRDFSPAFTLDGKHLAFLSARSFDPVYDEHVFDLAFVGGVRPHLITLAATTPSPFGPQRHGRPFDAPDKDETPDSEGTPSTRIDLDGLADRIVPFPVEAARYSTLRAAKDGVLWLRHPLQGVLGSSRATPEDPDPKTDLERYDLVQQRVEHLSGDADHYAVTGDGKRVLLWTDSRLKVVPSDRRASADEDSDTNISVDLTRIRQTVDPAAEWRQMFDETGRLMRDNFWRPDLGGTDWSAVLDRYRPVLDRLATHDDLVDLLWEVQGELGTSHAYVTPGGAWGGWSDRRQGLLGADISRHKDGSWRIDRVLPSETSDPDAHAPLAAPGVAVRAGDAIVAVGGRPVDPVTGPGPLLVGTAGKPVELTVSPAGGGDLRHAVVVPLEDEEPLRYHAWVADRRAYVHEKSGGRLGYLHVPDMVGSGWAQLHRDLRVEVVREGLVVDVRENRGGHTSQLVVEKLARRIVGWDLPRGMRPYSYPEDAPRGPVVAVANEFSGSDGDIVNAAIKALGIGPVVGTRTWGGVIGIDSKYRLVDGTLVTQPKYAFWLEGYGWGVENHGVDPDVEVVTAPQDYAAGRDPQLDEAIRLALAALEETPAKQPPALP from the coding sequence GTGACACAGCCCGCATCGCCCGCGTATCTCCGGTTCCCGCACCTGCACGGCGACACGGTCGCCTTCACCGCCGAGGACGACGTCTGGGTCGCGCCCCTGGACGGTGGCCGCGCCTGGCGCGTCAGCGCCGACAACGTCCCCGTGAACCATCCCCGCATCTCCCCGGACGGCACCCGGCTCGCCTGGACCTCCACCCGCGACGGCGCCCCCGAGGTGCACCTCGCGCCCCTGGACGGCGGGTCCACGACCCGCCTCACGTACTGGGGCACCAGAACCCAGGTCCGCGGCTGGACCCCCGACGGCGAGGTGCTCGCGCTCAGTACCCACGGCCAGTCCTCGCTGCGCCGCACCTGGGCCCGCGCGATCCCGCTCGACGGCGGCCCCGCCACCACCCTGCCCTACGGCCCGGTCGGCGACGTCGCGTACGGGCCGCACACCGTGCTGCTCTCGGCGCCCATGGGCCGGGAGGCCGCCTGGTGGAAGCGGTACCGCGGCGGCACCGCGGGCAAGCTGTGGATCGACCGCGAGGGCGACGGCGAATTCGTGCGCCTGCACGAGGAGTTGGACGGCAACCTGGAGTACCCGCAGTGGGTGGCCGACCGGCTCGCGTTCCTCTCGGACCACGAGGGCACCGGCGCCCTCTACTCCTCCCTCGCCGACGGCTCCGACCTGCGCCGGCACACGCCGATCGACGGTTTCTACGCGCGGCACGCGGCCACCGACGGCACGCGGGTCGTCTACTCCTGTGCCGGTGAGCTGTGGATCCTGGACGACCTCGACGGGGCCGAGCCGCGCCGCCTGGACATCCGGCTCGGCGGGCAGCGCGTCGACCTCCAGCCCCAGCCCGTCAGCGCCGCCCGCTGGTTCGGCGCCGCCGCCCCCGACCACACCGGCCGCGGCAGCGCCGTCGCCGTACGCGGGGCCGTGCACTGGGTCACCCACCGCTCGGGCCCCGCCCGCGCGCTCGCCGACGAGCACGGCGTACGCGCCCGGCTGCCGCGCACCTTCCGCTCCGAGGGCGAGGAGTGGGTGGTGTGGGTCACCGACGCCGAGGGCGAGGACGCGCTGGAGTTCGCGCCCGCCACCGGCAGCGCCCCCGGCGCCACCCCGCGCCGGCTCGCCGCCGGACAGCTCGGCCGGGTCCTCGGGCTCGCCATGGCGCCCGACGGCAGCAAGGCCGCCGTCGCCTCGCACGACGGGCGGATCCTGCTCGTCGAACGGGACAGTGGCGAGGTCCGCGAGGTCGACCGCAGCGAGGACGGCGAGGCGAGCGGGCTGGTCTTCTCGCCCGACTCCGCCTGGCTCGCCTGGTCCCACCCCGGCGCGCGCCCGCTGCGCCACCTCAAGCTCGCCAACACCGCCGACCTGTCGGTGACCGAGGCCACCCCGCTGCGGTTCCGCGACTTCTCGCCCGCCTTCACCCTCGACGGCAAGCACCTCGCGTTCCTCTCGGCCCGCTCCTTCGACCCGGTCTACGACGAACACGTCTTCGACCTGGCGTTCGTCGGCGGCGTACGCCCGCATCTGATCACGCTCGCCGCGACCACGCCGTCCCCCTTCGGACCGCAGCGGCACGGCCGCCCCTTCGACGCGCCCGACAAGGACGAGACCCCCGACAGCGAGGGCACCCCCAGCACCCGTATCGACCTCGACGGACTCGCCGACCGGATCGTGCCGTTCCCCGTCGAGGCCGCCCGCTACTCCACCCTGCGGGCCGCCAAGGACGGGGTGCTGTGGCTGCGCCACCCCCTCCAGGGCGTCCTCGGCTCCTCGCGCGCCACCCCCGAGGACCCCGACCCCAAGACCGACCTGGAGCGCTACGACCTCGTCCAGCAGCGCGTCGAACACCTCTCCGGGGACGCCGACCACTATGCCGTCACCGGCGACGGCAAACGCGTGCTGCTGTGGACCGACAGCCGGCTCAAGGTCGTCCCCAGCGACCGCCGTGCCTCCGCCGACGAGGACAGCGACACCAACATCTCCGTCGACCTCACCCGCATCCGGCAGACCGTCGACCCGGCCGCCGAGTGGCGGCAGATGTTCGACGAGACCGGCCGCCTCATGCGCGACAACTTCTGGCGGCCCGACCTCGGCGGCACCGACTGGTCCGCCGTGCTCGACCGTTACCGGCCGGTCCTGGACCGGCTCGCCACCCACGACGACCTCGTGGACCTGCTCTGGGAGGTCCAGGGGGAGCTGGGCACCTCGCACGCCTACGTCACCCCCGGCGGGGCCTGGGGCGGCTGGTCCGACCGGCGGCAGGGGCTGCTCGGTGCGGACATCTCCCGTCACAAAGACGGCAGTTGGCGCATCGACCGGGTGCTGCCCTCGGAGACCTCCGACCCCGACGCGCACGCCCCGCTCGCCGCGCCGGGCGTCGCCGTGCGCGCGGGCGACGCGATCGTCGCCGTCGGCGGGCGGCCCGTCGACCCCGTGACCGGGCCCGGGCCGCTGCTCGTCGGCACGGCGGGCAAACCGGTGGAGCTGACGGTGTCCCCGGCGGGCGGCGGCGACCTGCGGCACGCGGTCGTGGTGCCGCTGGAGGACGAGGAGCCGTTGCGCTACCACGCGTGGGTCGCCGACCGGCGGGCCTACGTCCACGAGAAGTCCGGCGGGCGGCTCGGGTATCTGCACGTGCCGGACATGGTCGGCTCCGGGTGGGCGCAGCTCCACCGGGACCTGCGGGTGGAGGTCGTGCGGGAGGGGCTCGTCGTGGACGTCCGGGAGAACCGGGGCGGGCACACGTCGCAGCTGGTGGTGGAGAAGCTGGCGCGGCGGATCGTGGGGTGGGATCTGCCGCGCGGGATGCGGCCGTACAGCTATCCGGAGGACGCGCCGCGCGGGCCCGTGGTGGCCGTCGCGAACGAGTTCTCCGGGTCGGACGGGGACATCGTGAACGCGGCGATCAAGGCGCTCGGGATCGGGCCGGTGGTGGGGACGCGGACGTGGGGCGGGGTCATCGGCATCGACAGCAAGTACCGCCTGGTGGACGGCACGTTGGTGACCCAGCCGAAGTACGCGTTCTGGTTGGAGGGGTACGGGTGGGGCGTGGAGAACCACGGCGTCGACCCGGACGTGGAGGTGGTGACGGCGCCGCAGGACTATGCGGCGGGCCGTGACCCTCAGCTGGACGAGGCGATCCGGTTGGCCCTGGCGGCCCTGGAGGAAACACCGGCGAAGCAGCCACCGGCGCTCCCGTAG
- a CDS encoding VOC family protein — protein sequence MELAQVRLLVTDFAACYRFYADVLGLKPQSGAADGPYEKFSPATGSAGIALQDRAMMAQVLDELGDEATGHRSLVVLRVDDLDAYCAQIGSRGATVLHGPAPMTDRMRVAHLKDPEGNVVELQEWLLLRA from the coding sequence ATGGAACTCGCCCAAGTCCGGCTGCTCGTCACCGACTTCGCCGCCTGCTACCGCTTCTACGCGGACGTCCTCGGCCTCAAGCCGCAGTCGGGCGCGGCGGACGGACCGTACGAGAAGTTCAGCCCGGCCACCGGCTCGGCGGGCATCGCGTTGCAGGACCGGGCGATGATGGCGCAGGTCCTGGACGAACTGGGCGACGAGGCCACCGGCCACCGCTCCCTCGTGGTGCTGCGGGTCGACGACCTGGACGCCTACTGCGCACAGATCGGTTCACGGGGCGCCACCGTGCTGCACGGCCCGGCGCCCATGACGGACCGGATGCGCGTGGCCCACCTCAAGGACCCCGAGGGCAACGTCGTCGAGTTGCAGGAGTGGCTGCTGCTGCGCGCCTGA
- a CDS encoding 16S rRNA (uracil(1498)-N(3))-methyltransferase, translating into MTAPVFVVDELRDTEPEFVLDGPEGRHAVSVKRLRPGEDVVLTDGRGRWAEGVVKAAEGKDRLVVTGLAHVREEPAEQPRITVVQALPKGDRGELAVETMTEVGVDTIVPWQAARCITQWKGERGLKALAKWRATAREAGKQSRRVRFPEVADAATTRQVAALLAKADLAAVLHSDFEYGSTPLATAELPAAGEIVLVVGPEGGVATDELALFREAGAKAYVLGRSVLRTSTAGTAAAALLLGRTGRWS; encoded by the coding sequence ATGACGGCACCGGTGTTCGTCGTGGACGAACTGCGCGACACGGAACCCGAGTTCGTACTGGACGGCCCCGAGGGACGGCACGCCGTCTCGGTGAAGCGGCTGCGGCCCGGCGAGGACGTCGTCCTCACCGACGGGCGGGGCCGCTGGGCCGAGGGCGTCGTCAAGGCCGCCGAGGGCAAGGACCGCCTCGTCGTCACCGGCCTGGCACACGTGCGCGAGGAGCCGGCGGAGCAGCCCCGCATCACCGTCGTCCAGGCGCTGCCCAAGGGCGACCGGGGCGAACTCGCCGTGGAGACCATGACCGAGGTCGGCGTCGACACGATCGTGCCCTGGCAGGCGGCCCGCTGCATCACCCAGTGGAAGGGCGAACGGGGCCTGAAGGCGCTCGCCAAGTGGCGGGCCACCGCGCGCGAGGCCGGCAAACAGTCCCGCCGGGTCCGCTTCCCGGAGGTCGCGGACGCGGCGACGACCAGACAGGTTGCCGCACTTCTGGCCAAAGCCGACCTCGCCGCCGTACTGCACTCCGACTTCGAGTACGGCAGCACCCCGCTCGCCACCGCCGAACTCCCCGCCGCCGGCGAGATCGTGCTGGTCGTCGGCCCCGAAGGCGGCGTCGCCACCGACGAGTTGGCGCTGTTCCGGGAGGCGGGTGCGAAGGCGTACGTGCTGGGCCGTAGCGTGTTGCGCACCTCGACCGCCGGCACGGCGGCCGCCGCCCTGCTCCTCGGCCGCACCGGCCGCTGGTCGTAG
- a CDS encoding nitronate monooxygenase, which translates to MSSPLTDLFPHPIVQAPMAGGVSVPRLAAAVSDAGGLGFLAAGYKTADGLYQEIKQIRGLTARPFGVNLFLPQPEHGDPAAVEVYAHQLAGEAAWYETELGDRDSGRDDGYEAKLAVLLDNPVPVVSFHFGAPTRDTVDALHRAGTFVLATATTAEEALAVQECGADGVIAQGTEAGGHQGTHRDLAENDGTGIGLLALLARVRETVALPVLAAGGLMRGSQIAAVLAAGASAAQLGTAFLATDESGAHPLHKQALTDPLYVRTEQTRAFSGRPARALVNRFLREHGRYAPAAYPEVHHLTAPLRRAAAAAGDPQGMALWAGQGHRLARALPAGQLVELLAAELDAAAATLPSHPAGGTAR; encoded by the coding sequence ATGTCCTCCCCGCTGACCGATCTGTTCCCGCACCCGATCGTGCAGGCCCCCATGGCCGGCGGCGTATCGGTCCCGCGGCTGGCCGCCGCCGTCAGCGACGCCGGTGGCCTCGGTTTCCTCGCCGCCGGCTACAAGACCGCCGACGGCCTCTACCAGGAGATCAAGCAGATCCGCGGCCTCACGGCCCGCCCCTTCGGCGTGAACCTCTTCCTCCCGCAGCCCGAACACGGCGACCCCGCCGCCGTCGAGGTCTACGCCCACCAGCTCGCCGGCGAGGCCGCCTGGTACGAGACGGAACTCGGCGACCGCGACAGCGGCCGCGACGACGGCTACGAGGCCAAGCTCGCCGTCCTCCTCGACAACCCCGTCCCCGTCGTCTCCTTCCACTTCGGCGCCCCCACCCGCGACACCGTCGACGCCCTGCACCGCGCCGGCACCTTCGTGCTGGCCACCGCCACCACCGCCGAGGAGGCCCTCGCCGTCCAGGAGTGCGGCGCCGACGGCGTGATCGCCCAGGGCACCGAGGCCGGCGGCCACCAGGGCACCCACCGAGACCTCGCCGAGAACGACGGCACCGGCATCGGACTGCTCGCCCTGCTCGCCCGGGTCCGCGAGACCGTAGCCCTGCCCGTCCTGGCCGCCGGCGGCCTGATGCGCGGCAGCCAGATCGCCGCCGTCCTCGCCGCCGGCGCCAGCGCGGCCCAGCTCGGCACCGCCTTCCTCGCCACCGACGAGTCCGGCGCCCACCCCCTGCACAAACAGGCGCTGACCGACCCCCTCTACGTCCGCACCGAGCAGACCCGCGCCTTCTCCGGCAGACCCGCGCGCGCCCTCGTCAACCGGTTCCTGCGGGAGCACGGCCGCTACGCGCCCGCCGCCTACCCCGAGGTCCACCACCTCACCGCCCCGCTGCGCCGCGCCGCCGCCGCGGCGGGCGACCCGCAGGGCATGGCGCTGTGGGCGGGCCAGGGCCACCGGCTGGCCCGCGCGCTGCCCGCCGGACAGCTCGTCGAACTGCTGGCGGCGGAACTCGACGCGGCGGCGGCCACCCTGCCGTCCCACCCGGCGGGAGGCACGGCCCGATGA
- the dnaJ gene encoding molecular chaperone DnaJ, with the protein MATDYYAVLGVRRDASQDEIKKAFRRLARELHPDVNPDPKTQERFKEINAAYEVLSDPQKKQVYDLGGDPLSQSGGGGAGGFGAGGFGNFSDIMDAFFGTASQRGPRSRTRRGQDAMIRIDVELDEAAFGTTKDIQVDTAVVCTTCNGEGAAPGTSAQTCDMCRGRGEVSQVTRSFLGQVMTSRPCPQCQGFGTVVPTPCPECAGDGRIRSRRTLTVKIPAGVDNGTRIQLAGEGEVGPGGGPAGDLYVEIHETAHSMFQRRGDDLHCTVTIPMTAAALGTKVPLETLDGLEEVDIRPGTQSGQSIPLHGRGVTHLRGGGRGDLVVHVEVQTPGKLDPEQERLLRELAKLRGEERPTGQFQPGQQGLFSRLKDAFNGR; encoded by the coding sequence GTGGCCACGGACTACTACGCCGTACTCGGCGTGCGCCGCGACGCGTCGCAGGATGAGATCAAGAAGGCCTTCCGGCGGCTCGCCCGCGAGCTGCATCCGGACGTCAACCCCGATCCCAAGACGCAGGAGCGCTTCAAGGAGATCAACGCCGCCTACGAGGTGTTGTCGGACCCGCAGAAGAAGCAGGTCTACGACCTCGGCGGCGACCCCCTCTCGCAGAGCGGCGGGGGCGGTGCGGGCGGCTTCGGCGCCGGCGGCTTCGGCAACTTCTCCGACATCATGGACGCGTTCTTCGGCACGGCGTCGCAGCGCGGGCCGCGCTCGCGCACCCGCCGCGGCCAGGACGCGATGATCCGCATCGACGTCGAGCTCGACGAGGCGGCCTTCGGCACGACGAAGGACATCCAGGTCGACACGGCGGTCGTCTGCACGACCTGCAACGGCGAGGGCGCCGCGCCCGGCACCTCCGCGCAGACCTGCGACATGTGCCGCGGGCGCGGCGAGGTCTCGCAGGTCACGCGGTCCTTCCTCGGCCAGGTCATGACCTCCCGGCCCTGCCCCCAGTGCCAGGGCTTCGGCACGGTCGTGCCCACCCCGTGCCCGGAGTGCGCGGGCGACGGGCGGATCCGGTCCCGGCGCACGCTGACGGTGAAGATCCCCGCCGGTGTCGACAACGGCACGCGGATCCAGCTCGCGGGGGAGGGCGAGGTCGGGCCGGGCGGCGGGCCCGCCGGTGACCTCTACGTGGAGATCCACGAGACCGCGCACTCCATGTTCCAGCGGCGTGGGGACGATCTGCACTGCACGGTGACGATCCCGATGACGGCCGCGGCGCTCGGCACGAAGGTGCCGCTGGAGACGCTGGACGGTCTTGAGGAGGTCGACATCCGGCCCGGCACGCAGTCCGGGCAGTCGATCCCGCTGCACGGGCGGGGGGTCACCCACCTGCGCGGTGGGGGGCGTGGGGATCTCGTCGTGCATGTCGAGGTGCAGACGCCGGGGAAGCTCGATCCCGAGCAGGAGCGGTTGTTGCGGGAGCTGGCGAAGCTGCGGGGCGAGGAACGGCCGACGGGGCAGTTCCAGCCGGGGCAGCAGGGATTGTTCTCGCGCCTGAAGGACGCGTTCAACGGCCGCTAG
- the hrcA gene encoding heat-inducible transcriptional repressor HrcA, with amino-acid sequence MLSERRLEVLRAIVQDYVGTEEPVGSKALTERHSLGVSPATVRNDMAALEDEGYIAQPHTSAGRIPTDKGYRLFVDKLAGVKPMTAPERRAIQNFLDGAVDLDDVVARTVRLLAQLTRQVAVVQYPSLTRSTVRHVELLSLAPARVMLVLITDTGRVEQRMVDCPAPFGEAALADLRARLNSRVAGRRFADVPPLVQDLPEAFEEPEDRATVSTVLSTLLETLVEETEERLMIGGTANLTRFGHDFPLTIRPVLEALEEQVVLLKLLGEAKDSAMTVRIGHENAHEGLNSTSVVSVGYGSGGEAVAKLGVVGPTRMDYPGTMGAVRAVARYVGQILAES; translated from the coding sequence ATGCTCAGTGAACGCAGGCTCGAAGTGCTGCGCGCCATCGTCCAGGACTACGTGGGCACCGAGGAGCCGGTCGGTTCCAAGGCGCTCACCGAACGGCACTCCCTGGGCGTCTCCCCGGCCACCGTGCGCAACGACATGGCGGCCCTCGAGGACGAGGGCTACATCGCGCAGCCGCACACCAGCGCCGGGCGCATCCCCACGGACAAGGGCTACCGCCTCTTCGTCGACAAGCTGGCAGGCGTCAAACCGATGACGGCGCCCGAGCGGCGGGCGATCCAGAACTTCCTCGACGGCGCCGTCGACCTGGACGACGTCGTCGCCCGTACGGTGCGGCTGCTCGCGCAGCTCACCCGGCAGGTGGCGGTCGTGCAGTACCCGTCGCTGACCCGTTCGACCGTGCGGCACGTGGAGCTGCTGTCGCTCGCCCCCGCGCGGGTGATGCTGGTGCTGATCACGGACACCGGGCGGGTCGAACAGCGCATGGTCGACTGCCCGGCGCCGTTCGGCGAGGCCGCGCTCGCGGATCTGCGGGCACGGCTGAACAGCAGGGTCGCGGGGCGCCGCTTCGCGGACGTGCCGCCGCTCGTCCAGGACCTGCCGGAGGCGTTCGAGGAACCGGAGGACCGCGCGACGGTCTCCACGGTCCTCTCCACGCTCCTGGAGACGCTCGTCGAGGAGACCGAGGAACGGCTGATGATCGGCGGCACCGCCAATCTCACCCGCTTCGGACATGACTTCCCTCTCACCATCCGGCCCGTCCTGGAGGCGCTGGAGGAGCAGGTCGTGCTCCTCAAGTTGCTGGGCGAGGCGAAGGATTCGGCCATGACCGTGCGTATCGGTCACGAGAACGCCCACGAGGGACTCAACTCCACGTCCGTCGTCTCCGTCGGCTACGGTTCGGGCGGCGAGGCAGTAGCCAAACTCGGCGTGGTCGGACCGACCCGCATGGATTACCCGGGAACGATGGGAGCGGTACGAGCGGTGGCACGGTACGTCGGACAGATCCTGGCGGAGTCTTAA
- a CDS encoding MBL fold metallo-hydrolase has protein sequence MSVLWEDCETAAGWERVTARAGRCRLPRWDCTAGLVVGEGAALLVDAGSSVAEGGRLRAEAEGLLGGGAGTGRVRRVTHLALTHPHFDHVFGAAAFPDAEVFGAVGVDSAYTPRGREELRADAVRNGLAEEAAAEAAELLAPPRHHVTGEWTLDLGGGLTVLLANVGPGHTAHDLAVLVPATTSSPEVVFCGDLVEESGEPQAGPDAVPAHWPAALDRLLDLGGEDAVYVPGHGALVNARFVRAQRDALARRFGVSP, from the coding sequence ATGAGCGTGCTGTGGGAGGACTGCGAAACGGCGGCGGGCTGGGAGCGGGTGACGGCCCGGGCCGGACGGTGCCGGCTGCCGCGGTGGGACTGCACGGCCGGACTCGTCGTCGGCGAGGGCGCGGCGCTGCTGGTGGACGCGGGGTCGAGCGTGGCGGAGGGCGGACGGCTGCGCGCGGAGGCCGAGGGGCTGCTGGGCGGGGGCGCGGGCACGGGGCGCGTGCGCCGTGTGACGCATCTCGCGCTGACCCACCCGCACTTCGACCATGTCTTCGGCGCGGCGGCGTTCCCGGACGCGGAGGTGTTCGGCGCGGTCGGCGTCGACTCGGCGTACACGCCGCGCGGGCGGGAGGAGCTGCGCGCGGACGCCGTACGCAACGGGCTGGCGGAGGAGGCGGCGGCCGAGGCGGCGGAGCTGCTGGCCCCGCCCCGCCACCACGTCACCGGCGAGTGGACCCTCGACCTGGGCGGCGGGCTCACCGTGCTGCTGGCCAACGTGGGCCCCGGCCACACCGCGCACGACCTCGCGGTACTGGTCCCCGCGACGACCTCCTCCCCGGAGGTGGTCTTCTGCGGCGACCTGGTCGAGGAGTCCGGCGAGCCGCAGGCGGGACCCGACGCCGTGCCCGCGCACTGGCCGGCCGCGCTCGACCGGCTGCTGGACCTCGGCGGCGAGGACGCGGTGTACGTGCCCGGTCACGGGGCGCTCGTCAACGCGCGGTTCGTCCGGGCACAACGGGACGCGCTGGCACGGCGCTTCGGCGTGTCGCCGTGA
- a CDS encoding DUF3097 domain-containing protein, which produces MRQYSPDLTPPWKKPRAVPEVPAEPGLVVEEPATGFCGAVIRCEAGTVTLEDRFGKHRVFPMEPRGFLLEGRPVTLVRPAAAAGRGPVRPTRTASGSVAVPQARARVARAGRIYVEGRHDAELVEKVWGDDLRVEGVVVEYLSGVDDLPAVVAEFAPGPDARLGVLVDHLVPGSKESRIAEAVTSEYALVVGHPFIDVWEAVKPAAVGIAGWPRVPRGVDWKTGVCRGLGWPENTGAAWQRILSAVHTYKDLEPELLGRVEELIDFVTAPAEG; this is translated from the coding sequence ATGCGCCAGTACTCTCCGGACCTGACCCCGCCGTGGAAGAAGCCCCGGGCCGTGCCGGAGGTTCCGGCGGAGCCCGGGCTCGTGGTGGAGGAGCCGGCGACCGGCTTCTGCGGGGCGGTGATCCGCTGCGAGGCCGGCACGGTGACTCTGGAGGACCGCTTCGGCAAGCACCGCGTGTTCCCGATGGAACCGCGCGGCTTTCTGCTGGAGGGGCGGCCGGTGACGCTGGTGCGGCCGGCCGCGGCGGCCGGGCGGGGCCCGGTGCGGCCCACGCGGACGGCGTCGGGGTCCGTGGCGGTGCCTCAGGCGCGGGCGCGGGTGGCGCGGGCCGGGCGGATCTACGTCGAGGGGCGGCACGACGCGGAGCTGGTGGAGAAGGTGTGGGGCGACGATCTGCGGGTGGAGGGGGTCGTCGTCGAGTACCTGTCCGGGGTCGACGATCTTCCGGCGGTGGTCGCCGAGTTCGCGCCGGGGCCGGATGCGCGGCTGGGGGTTCTGGTGGACCACCTCGTGCCGGGCTCCAAGGAGTCCCGGATCGCGGAGGCGGTGACGAGCGAGTACGCGTTGGTGGTGGGGCATCCGTTCATCGACGTGTGGGAGGCGGTGAAGCCGGCGGCGGTCGGCATCGCGGGGTGGCCGCGGGTGCCGCGGGGGGTGGACTGGAAGACGGGGGTGTGCCGGGGGCTGGGGTGGCCGGAGAACACGGGGGCGGCGTGGCAGCGGATTCTGTCCGCGGTGCACACGTACAAGGACCTGGAGCCGGAGCTCCTGGGCCGGGTGGAGGAACTGATCGACTTCGTCACGGCCCCGGCGGAGGGCTGA
- the hemW gene encoding radical SAM family heme chaperone HemW translates to MPSALPDGEPVPGDGALPASALVGAVDRPLGFYLHVPYCATRCGYCDFNTYTATELRGSGGVLASRDNYADTLIDEIRLARKVLGDDPREVRTVFVGGGTPTLLDAADLVRMLGAVREEFGLAADAEVTTEANPESVDPAYLAALREGGFNRISFGMQSARQHVLKVLDRTHTPGRPERCVAEARAAGFAHVNLDLIYGTPGESDDDWRASLDAALGAGPDHVSAYALIVEEGTRLAARIRRGEVPMTDDDVHADRYLIAEEVLSAAGYDWYEVSNWATSDAARCLHNELYWRGADWWGAGPGAHSHVGGVRWWNVKHPGAYAGALGEGRSPGAGREVLSEEDRRVERILLELRLREGVPLGLLREEGLAASRRALADGLLEPGPYEEGRAALTLRGRLLADAVVRDLVD, encoded by the coding sequence ATGCCTTCCGCTCTTCCCGATGGTGAGCCCGTGCCCGGTGACGGGGCTCTGCCCGCGTCCGCCCTGGTGGGGGCCGTCGATCGGCCCCTCGGGTTCTATCTGCACGTTCCCTACTGCGCGACCCGCTGCGGGTACTGCGACTTCAACACCTACACCGCCACCGAGCTGCGCGGCAGCGGCGGTGTGCTCGCCTCCCGCGACAACTACGCCGACACGCTGATCGACGAGATCCGGCTCGCCCGCAAGGTCCTCGGCGACGACCCCCGCGAGGTCCGTACGGTCTTCGTCGGCGGCGGCACGCCGACGCTGCTGGACGCGGCCGACCTCGTACGGATGCTGGGGGCGGTGCGCGAGGAGTTCGGGCTCGCGGCGGACGCCGAGGTGACGACGGAGGCGAACCCCGAGTCCGTCGACCCGGCGTACCTGGCCGCGCTGCGGGAGGGCGGCTTCAACCGGATCTCCTTCGGGATGCAGAGCGCGCGGCAGCACGTGCTCAAAGTGCTCGACCGCACCCACACCCCCGGCAGGCCCGAGCGGTGTGTCGCCGAGGCCCGGGCGGCCGGGTTCGCGCACGTCAACCTCGACTTGATCTACGGCACGCCGGGGGAGTCCGACGACGACTGGCGGGCCTCGCTCGACGCCGCGCTCGGTGCCGGTCCCGACCATGTCTCGGCGTACGCGCTGATCGTCGAGGAGGGCACGCGGCTCGCGGCGCGGATCCGGCGCGGGGAGGTGCCGATGACCGACGACGACGTGCACGCGGACCGGTACCTGATCGCGGAGGAGGTGCTCTCCGCGGCGGGGTACGACTGGTACGAGGTGTCCAACTGGGCGACGTCGGACGCGGCGCGGTGTCTGCACAACGAGCTGTACTGGCGGGGGGCGGACTGGTGGGGGGCGGGCCCGGGGGCGCACTCCCATGTGGGGGGCGTGCGGTGGTGGAACGTCAAGCATCCGGGGGCGTACGCGGGGGCGTTGGGGGAGGGGCGGTCGCCGGGGGCGGGGCGCGAGGTGCTGTCGGAGGAGGACCGGCGGGTGGAGCGGATCCTGTTGGAGCTGCGGCTTCGGGAGGGTGTGCCGTTGGGGTTGCTGCGGGAGGAGGGGCTCGCCGCGTCCCGTCGCGCGCTGGCCGACGGGCTTCTTGAGCCCGGGCCGTACGAGGAGGGCCGGGCCGCCCTCACCCTCCGCGGCCGCCTTCTCGCCGACGCGGTCGTGCGGGATCTGGTGGACTGA